The stretch of DNA TCAGGCACATTTTGTAAAGAAGATGTGCCTGATAGTCTAAGTTGATAGGCTTGACAATTCCCAAGATTTTGCCAACATCTTTTCTTATCCCAAAACATTCGGTATAAAAAAATATTTGTAGCTTGTCTTCTTATTCATTAGGAATAATTGTTTCTACCGTATGTTTCCCCCATAAAAATGTAAAAATAACAGCAAAAAAGTTTCCTGTTAAAATTCCGTACCAGGCACCTTCAAGTCCGAGATTTAGAACTATGGCAAATAAGTAAGCAACAGGAATTTGCAAAATAATTGTCCTAAAAATGGTAACTGTTAGCGATCTTCTACCTTTGCCTACGCCACGAAACATTGAAGATGTAAGCATTCCAAAGGGAATAGTTGGATAAAGGAATGCAGTTATTTTTAGGAAAGTAACTAAATCATCATAAATTTTTTCAGAGCCTTCTGAGTATGTAAATAAATATGCAATTTGATTTGCAAAAATAAATATTGACAAACCAACAAATAATTCAAGTATAAAACCAATCTTAATTGCATAAAAAAATGCGGTTTTTAATTTGTTTTTATTTTGTGCACCAAAAGCAGCACCCGTTACAGCAGTTACACCAGTTGCCATTCCTACCAATGGAATAGTTCCGAGCATAACAATCCTCCAACCACTCGTAAAAATTGCAATGCCATCAGTTCCTCCTACTTTGGCAATAATTATATTTAGAGCCAGCATTGTTAACGACATTGATATTTGTGCTAAAGCTGAAGGAATTCCTACTTCAAGAATTTCAAGATTTATTTTTTTATCAAATTTATATTTTTTGAAATTAAGCTCTATAAATGTATTTTTTTTAACAAAAAGCCAATAAGTAATAATTACAGTAGAAACAAAATATGAAATTACAGTTGCCCATGCCGCACCAATAACTCCCATGTCAAAGTAATAAATAAATAGTGGATCAAGTGCGATATTTAATAATGCTCCAATCACAATTGCGTACATAGAACGGTTAGCATCTCCTTCACCACGTAATATAGCATTAAATATTTGAAAGAATATTATTAAAATGCTTCCGCAAAAAATAATTTTAGCGTAATCGCTTGCTAAGGCACCAACCTCTTTGCTTTCACCAATGGCAATAAAAATATTTTCAAGAAATGGATAGATTGGAAATGTAATAAGGGCAGTAATTATAAATCCAATAATAATTGTTTGAACAGCAGAATTGTCTGCTTCTTTTTTATTTTTTTTTCCAATACGTCTTGAAATTGCAGAGCCACCACCAATTCCAATTCCTGTACCAAGAGAAATTAAAATTATAAAAAATGGGAAAAACAATCCAATTGCAGCAAGTTCATTTGTGCCGAGACCTGCAACCCAAAATCCATCGGCAACATTGTAAAGTGCTTGCATTAACATTCCAAGCATCATGGGTGCAGATAATTTGAGAATTGCTTTTTTTGGATCACCTAATAGTGTTTGTACTCCCTTTGT from Bacteroidota bacterium encodes:
- a CDS encoding MATE family efflux transporter, whose amino-acid sequence is MVGQIRPTKGVQTLLGDPKKAILKLSAPMMLGMLMQALYNVADGFWVAGLGTNELAAIGLFFPFFIILISLGTGIGIGGGSAISRRIGKKNKKEADNSAVQTIIIGFIITALITFPIYPFLENIFIAIGESKEVGALASDYAKIIFCGSILIIFFQIFNAILRGEGDANRSMYAIVIGALLNIALDPLFIYYFDMGVIGAAWATVISYFVSTVIITYWLFVKKNTFIELNFKKYKFDKKINLEILEVGIPSALAQISMSLTMLALNIIIAKVGGTDGIAIFTSGWRIVMLGTIPLVGMATGVTAVTGAAFGAQNKNKLKTAFFYAIKIGFILELFVGLSIFIFANQIAYLFTYSEGSEKIYDDLVTFLKITAFLYPTIPFGMLTSSMFRGVGKGRRSLTVTIFRTIILQIPVAYLFAIVLNLGLEGAWYGILTGNFFAVIFTFLWGKHTVETIIPNE